The proteins below come from a single Alosa sapidissima isolate fAloSap1 chromosome 23, fAloSap1.pri, whole genome shotgun sequence genomic window:
- the steap3 gene encoding metalloreductase STEAP3, which produces MPQGDMKQPLLRSSRRPQGPLSDVGTDAPLVGILGTGDFSRSLAQRLVASGYRVVVGSRTPKRSSGLFPEEADVTTQQEAASQADLVFVGLFVEHYSTLSELKEALAGKTLVDVSNGMRINHDGPSNAEQLATLFPDSVVVKGFNVISAWTLQTGPRDGSRQVLLCGDNVAAKTSVAQLCRDMGFIPVDLGRLSSARDIENAPLRLFPTWTTPVVCALSLFFFFYFFNFLHDVLHPYVVNGKNVFYKLPIDTVNVTLPAVAMVMLALVYLPGLLAAFLQLRLGTKYRRFPDWLDRWLQARKQMGLLAFLCAALHAIYSLCLPMRRSARYKMLNTAYKQVKDGPAEVWDDEQVWRMELYISVGILALGLLSLLAVASLPSVGNSLNWREFTFIQSRLGYAALVMATLHTLLFGWDRAFTASQYHFYLPPTFVLALALPCAVLLGRLALSVPCVALRLARIRRGWEQERCIRFQLPEEAGNGVEHISDV; this is translated from the exons ATGCCTCAGGGAGATATGAAACAACCTCTTCTGAGATCTTCACGGCGCCCGCAAGGCCCCCTATCTGACGTTGGTACTGACGCTCCTCTGGTGGGTATACTTGGCACGGGGGATTTCTCTCGTTCTTTGGCACAGCGGTTGGTGGCATCCGGCTACCGGGTGGTGGTCGGAAGCCGCACTCCCAAACGTTCCTCTGGGCTCTTCCCTGAAGAGGCGGATGTGACAACCCAACAGGAGGCCGCTTCACAGGCCGACCTGGTGTTCGTTGGGCTGTTTGTGGAACACTATTCGACGCTAAGTGAACTTAAAGAGGCTCTAGCAGGGAAAACATTGGTGGATGTTAGCAATGGTATGCGCATTAATCACGACGGGCCCTCCAACGCGGAGCAGCTCGCAACACTCTTCCCTGACAGTGTGGTGGTGAAGGGCTTCAACGTCATCTCCGCCTGGACTTTGCAGACTGGGCCAAGAGACGGCAGTAGACAG GTGCTACTGTGTGGTGACAACGTGGCAGCCAAGACCTCTGTGGCCCAGCTGTGCCGGGACATGGGTTTCATACCTGTGGACCTGGGCCGCCTCAGTTCGGCGCGAGATATCGAGAACGCACCTCTGCGCCTCTTCCCCACATGGACGACACCCGTGGTCTGcgccctctccctcttcttcttcttctacttcttcaACTTCCTGCATGATGTCCTCCACCCTTACGTCGTCAACGGCAAGAACGTCTTCTACAAGCTGCCCATCGACACTGTCAACGTCACGCTCCCCGCCGTCGCCATGGTGATGCTGGCGCTGGTGTACCTGCCGGGTCTGCTGGCGGCGTTCCTCCAGCTGAGGCTCGGCACCAAATACCGGCGCTTCCCCGACTGGCTGGACCGCTGGCTGCAGGCCCGCAAGCAGATGGGCCTGCTGGCGTTCCTGTGCGCCGCACTGCACGCCATCTACAGCCTGTGTCTGCCCATGCGCAGGTCGGCCCGCTATAAGATGCTCAACACCGCATACAAGCAG gtgaaggATGGTCCGGCTGAAGTGTGGGATGATGAGCAGGTGTGGAGGATGGAGTTGTACATCTCGGTGGGCATCCTGGCCCTGGGGCTGCTCTCGCTGCTGGCTGTGGCCTCTCTGCCCTCTGTGGGCAACTCCCTCAACTGGAGAGAGTTCACCTTTATACAG tcgCGGTTGGGTTACGCTGCCTTGGTGATGGCCACGCTCCACACGCTGCTGTTTGGCTGGGACCGGGCCTTCACGGCGTCCCAGTACCACTTCTACCTGCCGCCCACCTTCGTGCTGGCGCTGGCGCTGCCATGCGCGGTGCTGCTGGGCCGCCTGGCGCTGTCCGTGCCCTGCGTGGCGCTCCGCCTGGCCCGCATCCGCCGCGGCTGGGAGCAGGAACGCTGCATCCGCTTCCAGCTGCCCGAGGAGGCGGGGAATGGAGTCGAGC